One Burkholderia gladioli genomic window, ACGCGTCCGACATTCTCTGAGCGGCGTTTCGCTCGGCGGCACCCAAAGCGCTCCCTAGGGAGCGCTTTTTTCATGGTGGCGGCAATACTTGATCCATCCCCCTATTTCACCATGAGGCATTTGGGGCCAGGGTTTTTGCGCAAAAACTCCAATGCGCTGCTCAAAAATCGGGCAACTTCTCATGTCATTCATGAAGAATCCTTGCCGAAACCGCGCCGGAGCCACTACCATCCGATTTACCCGTGGTCATACGATAGGCGCCTCATTCGGCGCCTGCCCTCTTCCGATGCTGCGAATCTGGCTGTCCGTCGTCGTCGTTTCCCTGCTCGCCGCGTGCTCGACCGCGCCGCAGCAGTCGTCGACGCGCACCGGTGCCGCCCCGCGCATCACCACGCCGCGCGCCTACGCGCCGCCGCGCGGCTTCCCGAACTTTGTCGATCACAGCATCGGCCGCGAGGAAATCCCGATCCAGGCCATGAGCCTGGTCGGCATCCCCTATCGCTGGGGCGGTAATACGCCGGACAGCGGCTTCGACTGCAGCGGGCTGGTGCGTTATATCGTGTCGCGCGCGGCCAACGTCTCGCTACCGCGCACCACGGCGGAAATGAGCATGCGCGGTGAATCGATCGAACCCGACGAGATCGCCCCCGGCGACCTGGTGTTCTTCAACACCACCGGCCGCCCGCATTCGCACGTCGGCATCTACGTGGGCAAGCTGCGCTTCGTGAATGCGCCCTCGACGGGCGGCACGGTGCGTCTCGACTACCTGACGAACCCTTATTGGGCCAAGCATTTCGACGGCATCCGGCGCGTCGCGCCGGCACGTCACGCGCCGGCGCCGTTCGACACGCCAACCTACGAGGCCGACAATCGCCAACCCGATCCGGCACCGGTGCCGCAGGCGGCGCCGGCCGCCGCGCCCGTTTATGCCGCGGCGCGCGCGGAAAACACGCCGGCACGTGTCGCGCCGACGCCGATTCAGGCGACTGCCACCCCCATCGCGACCGCGACGACAGCCATCGATGCCGCACCGCCGCCGCGCCTCGCGGCCGCCGCCGGCGAGGATCAGTTCGAGCCGCCGCCGTCCGCGCTGTCGGCCGCGCAGCAGCAGGCCCGCGCGGCCGGCGCCACCACCGCGGCCGTGACGCCACGCGCGCCCGAGGTCGACACCAGCATGGCCGCGCCGCAATATGCGCCGCTCTCTTCGCCGCCCGTCACGGCAACGGCAAGCTCAACGGCAGCGAACCGCGCGCCGGATCCGATCGACGCCGCGGCCGATGCCTTCGAGCCACCCCCGCCAACCGCCCGCGCCGCTGCTCAGCAGGCCCGCTCGGCAGCGCCCGAAGGCGTGCGGATCATCCGCGCCTCGACCGCCTCCGGCAACCTCCCCGGCAGCGGCGACGATCCGATCGCGCGCTTCGCCAACGGCAGCTACTGAGCCTGCCGCTTTCACGCGGGCGGCTCACGGCCGCCATCGCCGATTCCCCTTCCCCCATCCAGGGTGCTTGGCTCAGGCCAGCGTCCGGATCGAATTCGACACGCCGCGCGCGCAGTCGATCACGGCCGGCGCGAGCCGGCGCTCGGCTTCCTCGATGCTCCAGCGGCTCGACGGCGCGACCACGTGCACCGAACCGACCGGCCGCCGCTCGCCGTCGAACACGGGCGCCGCGATCGTCATGTCGCCGATGAACAGTTCCTCGCGATTCGAGGCATAACCACGCAGCCGCGCCTGGCCGAGCAGCGCCTCGATAGGCGCGATCTCGGTGACGGTGTACTGCGTATGCGCCACGCGCTCGCTGGCGAGCAGCAGCGCATGCGCCTCCGGCTCGGGCAACGCGCCCAGGTAAGCACGCCCCGAAGCCGTGCAGTACATCGGGATGCGGCTGCCGATCGGCATGTGGATCGGCACGAACTTGGTACAGACGAAGCGCGCGACGTAGACCATATCCGTGCCGTCGGGCTCGGTCAGGTTGGTGGTTTCGCCGGTCACGTTGGTCAGTTCCGAGAGGAACGGATTGGCGACGTCGATCAGCATGTCCGCCGACAGGTAGCTGAAGCCGATCTGCATCACGCGCGGCGTGAGCTGGTAGCGGCGCGTGCGCGGATGCTTGCGCACGTAGCCGAGCCGCTCCAGCGTGTAGATCATCCGCTGCGCCGAACTCTTGGTGATCGCGGTCGCGTCGGCGACCTCCTGCAGGCTCATCGAGCGGCGCTGGGCGCCGAACGCGCGCAGCACCGCGATGCCCTTCTCCAGCGACTGATTGAACAGCGCGTCGCTGCTGGCCTCGCCGCCCTCGGCGGCCGGCGTCCGGTCGGACTCACTCATGGAAACGCCCAATGGTCATCATGTGGCATCGACGATAGCATATCGAATATCGATACGCAAAAATCTTTCATCGATATTTTTGACTCGAATACCATGACTCGGTAGGTGTTCATCGATTTCTGACCGGCTGGTCTTCCGCATAGGAGGCAATCCCATGTTTCAGTTCGCCAAACGCTTCGCCCTCGTCCTGGCCTGCGCGCTCGCCCCGCTGGCCGCCGCCGTCGCGCCCCTTTCGGCCCAGGCCGCGCCGCCCGTCTACACGGTGGGCGCCACCGCCACCGGCGTGCCCTTCACCTTCCTCGACGTGAAGAGCAACTCGATCCAGGGCCTGCTGGTCGACGCGATCAACGCCACCGGCCACGCCGCCGGCTTCGACGTGAAGATCGAGCAGACCACCTTCGCCGCCCTGATCCCCTCGCTGACCACCAGGAAGATCGACATTATCTCGGCCGCCATGCTGAAGACGCCGGCGCGCCAGCAGGTGGTCGACTTCTCGGACACGGTCTATTCCTACGGCGAGGGGCTGGTGGTGCCCGCCAGCGACACCGGCAAGTACAGCTCGATGGACGACCTGAAGGGCGCCGTGGTGGGCGCCCAGGTTGGCACGGCCTTCGTCGACGCGCTGAACAAGAAGGGCATCTTCAAGGAGGTGCGCACCTACGATTCGGTCGCCGACATCCTGCGCGACGTCGCGCTGGGCCGCATCCAGGCCGGCTTCGGCGATCGCCCGATCCTCGCCTACCAGTTGCAGAAGAATCCCAACCCGAAGATCCGCCTGGTCGAGGGCTACCAGCCCTCGGTGCTCGGCCAGGTCTGCTTCGTGGTGCGCAAGGGCGATCGCGACACGCTCGACAAGCTCAACGAGGGCATCCGCAAGATCAAGGCCGACGGCACGCTGAACCAGATCGTCAAGAAATGGCAGGTCGAGTGACGCGCCCGCGCGTCGCGTCCAAGGAGAGTTCGCCATGTCCCTGCAGAACCTGCTCGACTTCCTGCCGATCCTGCTCAAGGGCGCGATCGTCACGGTCGAGATCACCGTCTGCTCGTTCGTGCTGAGCACGCTGATCGGCCTCGCCTTCGCCCTGATGCGGGTCTCGCCGAACCGCCTGCTGTCGGGCGGCGCGGCCGCCGTGATCAACGTGATCCGCGGGCTGCCGATCATCGTCCAGTTGTTCTACATCTACTTCGTGCTGCCCGATCTCGGCGTGCAGCTATCGGCCTTCCAGGCCGGCTGCATCGGCCTGGGCATCGCCTACTCGGCCTACCAGGCCGAGAACTTCCGGGCCGGCATCGAGGCCATCGACCGCGGCCAGATCGAGGCCGCGCAGTCGATCGGCATGCGCGGCGCGATGATCATGCGCCGCGTGGTGCTGCCGCAGGCCTTCCGCATCGCGCTGCCGCCCTACGGCAACACGCTGGTGATGATGCTGAAGGATTCCTCGCTGGCCTCGACCATCACGGTCGCGGAAATGACGCGCGCCGGCCAGTTGATCGCCTCCTCGACCTTCCAGAACATGACCGTCTACACGCTGGTGGCCCTGCTCTACCTGGCGCTGAGCCTGCCGCTGGTCTGGAGCCTGCGCAGGCTCGAACGCCGCCTCGGCCTGAAGGGGGCGCGATGATCCGCATCGACGATCTGCACAAGCGCTTCGGCGAGACCGAGGTGCTCAAGGGCGTGAGCCTGGAAGTCAGCGCGGGTGAGGTGGTCTGCCTGATCGGGCCGTCCGGCTCGGGCAAGTCGACCCTGCTTCGCTGCATCAACGGGCTGGAGACGCACCAGGGCGGCAGCATCGCCATCGACGGCCAGCGCGTGGATCCCGCCTCGCCCACCATCCACGCGCTGCGCACGCAGGTCGGCATGGTGTTCCAGCGCTTCAACCTGTTCCCGCATCGCAGTGCGCTGGAAAACGTGCTGGAGGGCCCGGTCCACGTCAAGAAGGAATCCCGCGCGGCAGCCCTCGAACGCGCGCGCCGGCTGCTCGACAAGGTCGGCCTCGCGCATCGCGCCGATGCCTATCCGTCGCAGCTCTCGGGCGGCCAGCAGCAGCGCGTCGCGATCGCGCGGGCCCTGGCCATGCAGCCGCGCGCGATCCTGTTCGACGAGCCCACCTCGGCGCTCGATCCCGAGCTGGTCGGCGAGGTGCTCGGCGTGATGCGTCAGCTGGCCGCCGACGGCATGACGATGATCGTGGTCACGCACGAGATGGGTTTCGCGCGCGAGGTCGCCGATCGCGTCGCCTTCCTGCACGACGGCCGGATCTGCGAGGCGGGTGCCGCCGCCGAGGTGCTCGGCAATCCACGGCATCCGCGCACGCGTGATTTCCTGCGCCGCATGCTCGATCCTCATTCCTCCACCGTGTCCGCGACATGAGCGCCTCCTTCGCTGCGTCCCTGCCGCCCTCGCTGTGGGCCGCCACCGCGCCGCCCGGCGTCGACGCGCCGCCGCTGGCCGAATCGGTGGCGACCGACGTCGCGATCGTCGGCGCCGGCTACACGGGGCTGTCGAGCGCCCTGCACCTGGCCGAGCGCGGCATCGCGGTGCGCGTGGTCGATGCGCACGAACCCGGCTGGGGCGCCTCGGGCCGCAACGGCGGCCAGGTGATCCCCGGCCTCAAGTACGATCCCGACGAACTGCTGCGCCGCTTCGGCGAACGCAACGGCCATGCCCTGATCGAGATGGCCGGTGGCGCCGCCGATACCGTGTTCGACCTGATCACCCGCCATGGCATCGCCTGCGACGCGATGCGGGCCGGCTGGGTCCAGCCGACGCATTCGGTGAAACTCCTGCCGACCCTGCAGGCACGCGCCCGGCAATGGGAACGCCGCGGCGCGCCGGTCGAACTGCTCGACGGCGAGCAGGTGGCGGCCAGGCTCGGCACCCGCGCCTTCATCGGCGGCTGGATCGACCGGCGCGCCGGCAGCGTGCAGCCGCTCGCCTACGCGCGCGGGCTGGCGCGCGCCGCGCAGCGCGCCGGCGCGATCCTGCATGGCGGCACACCCGTGCTCGGCCTCGAGCGCGAGGGCGCCGGCTGGCGCCTGCGCACCGCGCAGGGCGCGACGATCCGCGCCGCCCAGGTGCTGATCGCGACCAATGGTTATACCGACGGCCTGTGGCCGGGGCTGCGGCAGTCGATCATCGCGGCCAACAGCTTCATCGTCGCGACCGCGCCGCTGCCCGACGAGATCGGCCGCGGCATCCTGCCGGGCGGCGAGGTGGCTTCCGATTCGCGGCGCCTGCTGCTGTATTTCCGCAAGGATGCCTCGGGCCGCCTGCTGATGGGCGGGCGCGGGCCGTTCCGTGAACCGGGCGCCGCCGCCGACTGGGCCCATCTCGAACGCGCGGCGGCCCTGATGTTTCCGCAGCTGCGCGGCATCGGCTACGACTATCGCTGGGCTGGACGGATCGCGATTACCCGCGATTTCCTGCCGCACCTGCATCGCCCGGCGCCGGGCCTGACCATCGCGCTCGGCTACAACGGCCGCGGCATCGCGCTGGCCACCACGCTGGGCCGCCATCTCGCCGACGCGATCGACGGCAGCGCGCCCGAGCTGCCGCTCGCGCCCGCGCCGATCCGGCCGATTCCGCTGCATGCGCTGCAGCGGCTCTATATCAGCGCCGGCGTCGCCTGGTACGCGCTGCTCGACGCGCTGTCCTGAGCAACGCGCACTTCTCGCGCGCCCAAAACGAAGCGCCGCGGCCTTTCGGCTCGCGGCGCTTCGTTTTTGCGGAGCGAGGCGGCGGCATGCCGCCTCGTGCCGGGATCAGAACACGCGGTGCCCGACCCACCAGCCGGCCGCGGCGATCAGCGCCGAGGCCGGAATCGTCAGCACCCAGGCCCAGATGATATTGCCGGCCACGCCCCAGCGCACGGCCGAGAGCTTGCGGGTGGCACCCACCCCGACGATCGCGCCGGTGATGGTATGCGTGGTGGAGACCGGGATCCCCATCCAGGACGCCGAGAACAGCGTCAGCGCGCCACCCAGCTCGGCGCAGAAACCACCGACCGGCTTGAGCTTGGTGATCTTCTGCCCCATCGTGCGCACGATCCGCCAGCCGCCGAACAGCGTGCCCAGGCCCATCGACAGGTAGCAGGCCGCGATCACCCAGATCGGCGGCGCATCGGCCGTGGTCGAGGCATAGCCGGTGGCAATCAGCAGCATCCAGATCATGCCGATGGTCTTCTGCGCGTCGTTGCCGCCGTGACCCAGGCTGTAGAGCCCGGCCGACACCAGTTGCAGGCGCCGGAAGCGCCGGTCGACCTTGCTGGGCGGCGTACGGAAATACAGCCATGACACGCCGAGCATGAACAACGAGCCGAGCACGAAGCCGAGCAGCGGCGAGATGAAGATGAAGGCGACCGTCTTCATCAGCCCGTCGAGGTTCAGGGAGCCCCAGCCCGACTTGGCCACCGCCGCGCCCACCAGGCCGCCGATCAGCGCATGCGAGGAGCTCGAGGGGATGCCGTAGTACCAGGTGATGATGTTCCAGCCGATGGCGCCCACCAGCGCGCCGAACACCACGTAGTGATCGACGATGGAGGGATCGATGGTGCCCTTGCCGACCGTCTGCGCGACCTTCAGGTGGAACACGAAATAGGCGATGACGTTGAACATCGCGGCGAAGGCGACGGCCTGTTGCGGCTTGAGCACGCCGGTCGACACGACGGTGGCGATCGAGTTCGCCGCGTCGTGGAAACCGTTCATGAAGTCGAACACGAGCGCGACCAGTACCAGCGTCGCGACGGCCCAGATGGCGAGTTGTATCGAATGCATCGTGTCGGGCTCAGGCGTTTTCCAGCACGATGCCTTCGATGATGTTCGCGACGTCCTCGCACTTGTCGGTGATCTCCTCGAGCAGCTCGTAGACCGCCTTCAGCTTGATCAGGTTCTTGACGTCGTTTTCCTCGCGGAACAGCTTGGACATGGCCGAGCGCAGCACGCGGTCCGCCTCCGACTCCCAGCGATCGATTTCCTCGCAGGCCTTGAGAATCCGCGCCGACTGCTTCATGTCGGACAGCAGCGCCACGGCGGCCTGCACGTGCTGGGCCGATTCGAGCACGATGTGCGCGAGCTGGCTGGCCTCGGACGTGACGGCGCGCACGTCGTACAGCGACACGGCCGTGGCGACGTCCTCCATCAGGTCGAGGATGTCGTCCATGGTGGTGATCAGCTTGTGGATTTCGTCGCGGTCGAGCGGCGTGATGAAGGTCTTGTGCAGCAGGTCGATCGCTTCATGGGTGAGCTTGTCGGCGGATTTTTCCGCGGACTGGACCTTCTGCTTGTGGATCTCGGCATCGGCGAGATTGTCGATCAGCAATTCGAGCTCGCGGCCGCCGGCCACGATGAAGTTCGCGTGCGAATTGAAGATTTCGAA contains:
- a CDS encoding amino acid ABC transporter permease, encoding MSLQNLLDFLPILLKGAIVTVEITVCSFVLSTLIGLAFALMRVSPNRLLSGGAAAVINVIRGLPIIVQLFYIYFVLPDLGVQLSAFQAGCIGLGIAYSAYQAENFRAGIEAIDRGQIEAAQSIGMRGAMIMRRVVLPQAFRIALPPYGNTLVMMLKDSSLASTITVAEMTRAGQLIASSTFQNMTVYTLVALLYLALSLPLVWSLRRLERRLGLKGAR
- a CDS encoding ABC transporter substrate-binding protein, which translates into the protein MFQFAKRFALVLACALAPLAAAVAPLSAQAAPPVYTVGATATGVPFTFLDVKSNSIQGLLVDAINATGHAAGFDVKIEQTTFAALIPSLTTRKIDIISAAMLKTPARQQVVDFSDTVYSYGEGLVVPASDTGKYSSMDDLKGAVVGAQVGTAFVDALNKKGIFKEVRTYDSVADILRDVALGRIQAGFGDRPILAYQLQKNPNPKIRLVEGYQPSVLGQVCFVVRKGDRDTLDKLNEGIRKIKADGTLNQIVKKWQVE
- a CDS encoding inorganic phosphate transporter, coding for MHSIQLAIWAVATLVLVALVFDFMNGFHDAANSIATVVSTGVLKPQQAVAFAAMFNVIAYFVFHLKVAQTVGKGTIDPSIVDHYVVFGALVGAIGWNIITWYYGIPSSSSHALIGGLVGAAVAKSGWGSLNLDGLMKTVAFIFISPLLGFVLGSLFMLGVSWLYFRTPPSKVDRRFRRLQLVSAGLYSLGHGGNDAQKTIGMIWMLLIATGYASTTADAPPIWVIAACYLSMGLGTLFGGWRIVRTMGQKITKLKPVGGFCAELGGALTLFSASWMGIPVSTTHTITGAIVGVGATRKLSAVRWGVAGNIIWAWVLTIPASALIAAAGWWVGHRVF
- a CDS encoding DUF47 domain-containing protein, with product MFGRFMPTEGKFFEIFNSHANFIVAGGRELELLIDNLADAEIHKQKVQSAEKSADKLTHEAIDLLHKTFITPLDRDEIHKLITTMDDILDLMEDVATAVSLYDVRAVTSEASQLAHIVLESAQHVQAAVALLSDMKQSARILKACEEIDRWESEADRVLRSAMSKLFREENDVKNLIKLKAVYELLEEITDKCEDVANIIEGIVLENA
- a CDS encoding C40 family peptidase; protein product: MLRIWLSVVVVSLLAACSTAPQQSSTRTGAAPRITTPRAYAPPRGFPNFVDHSIGREEIPIQAMSLVGIPYRWGGNTPDSGFDCSGLVRYIVSRAANVSLPRTTAEMSMRGESIEPDEIAPGDLVFFNTTGRPHSHVGIYVGKLRFVNAPSTGGTVRLDYLTNPYWAKHFDGIRRVAPARHAPAPFDTPTYEADNRQPDPAPVPQAAPAAAPVYAAARAENTPARVAPTPIQATATPIATATTAIDAAPPPRLAAAAGEDQFEPPPSALSAAQQQARAAGATTAAVTPRAPEVDTSMAAPQYAPLSSPPVTATASSTAANRAPDPIDAAADAFEPPPPTARAAAQQARSAAPEGVRIIRASTASGNLPGSGDDPIARFANGSY
- a CDS encoding NAD(P)/FAD-dependent oxidoreductase, whose amino-acid sequence is MSASFAASLPPSLWAATAPPGVDAPPLAESVATDVAIVGAGYTGLSSALHLAERGIAVRVVDAHEPGWGASGRNGGQVIPGLKYDPDELLRRFGERNGHALIEMAGGAADTVFDLITRHGIACDAMRAGWVQPTHSVKLLPTLQARARQWERRGAPVELLDGEQVAARLGTRAFIGGWIDRRAGSVQPLAYARGLARAAQRAGAILHGGTPVLGLEREGAGWRLRTAQGATIRAAQVLIATNGYTDGLWPGLRQSIIAANSFIVATAPLPDEIGRGILPGGEVASDSRRLLLYFRKDASGRLLMGGRGPFREPGAAADWAHLERAAALMFPQLRGIGYDYRWAGRIAITRDFLPHLHRPAPGLTIALGYNGRGIALATTLGRHLADAIDGSAPELPLAPAPIRPIPLHALQRLYISAGVAWYALLDALS
- a CDS encoding IclR family transcriptional regulator; this encodes MSESDRTPAAEGGEASSDALFNQSLEKGIAVLRAFGAQRRSMSLQEVADATAITKSSAQRMIYTLERLGYVRKHPRTRRYQLTPRVMQIGFSYLSADMLIDVANPFLSELTNVTGETTNLTEPDGTDMVYVARFVCTKFVPIHMPIGSRIPMYCTASGRAYLGALPEPEAHALLLASERVAHTQYTVTEIAPIEALLGQARLRGYASNREELFIGDMTIAAPVFDGERRPVGSVHVVAPSSRWSIEEAERRLAPAVIDCARGVSNSIRTLA
- a CDS encoding amino acid ABC transporter ATP-binding protein; translated protein: MIRIDDLHKRFGETEVLKGVSLEVSAGEVVCLIGPSGSGKSTLLRCINGLETHQGGSIAIDGQRVDPASPTIHALRTQVGMVFQRFNLFPHRSALENVLEGPVHVKKESRAAALERARRLLDKVGLAHRADAYPSQLSGGQQQRVAIARALAMQPRAILFDEPTSALDPELVGEVLGVMRQLAADGMTMIVVTHEMGFAREVADRVAFLHDGRICEAGAAAEVLGNPRHPRTRDFLRRMLDPHSSTVSAT